From a region of the Mycobacterium sp. SMC-8 genome:
- a CDS encoding IS1182 family transposase, which translates to MQGHSEDQRELLDAESVAGHLLKSDSMFVFLAEHRHELFPEAMFADLFPSRRGRPSVPAEVMASVITLQALHGLSDSETVDAVTFDLRWKAACGLAVTAPAFHSTTLTYWRRRLAASQAPDRIFEAVKAVVAQTGVLAKKTRRALDSTVLDDAVSTQDTVTQLIAAIRRVGREVPGAGEVITTYCTAHDYSDPGKPAIAWNDRTARDQLVDALVGDAHRLLGHLPDQELGPRAAEAVSLLALVAGQDVEPVEGSDGTDGQWRIAQKVAGDRVISTVDPEARHAHKTVHRRQDGYKAHIAVEPDTGIITDCALTKASGQDNHEAVIGLALLAHETTAVRVLGDSAYGTGQARATLAELKHVAVIKPLPLRTPVPGGFTSDDFTIDFAARTVTCPAEHTIPIGPSGGAAFEKHCRSCALRHLCTTAVRGRKLTISEHEPHLRAARAIARTPEWQAEYRQHRPMVERSIAWLTRGNRKVRYRGVSKNNHWLHHRAAALNLRRLISMGLTHTGTTWAIA; encoded by the coding sequence ATGCAGGGGCATTCTGAGGATCAGCGTGAGCTGTTGGATGCGGAGTCGGTTGCCGGGCATCTGCTGAAGTCCGACAGCATGTTTGTATTCCTGGCCGAACACCGCCACGAGTTGTTTCCCGAGGCGATGTTCGCTGATCTTTTCCCGTCGCGGCGGGGGCGTCCGAGCGTGCCGGCCGAGGTGATGGCCTCGGTGATCACCTTGCAGGCCCTGCACGGGCTCTCTGATAGCGAGACCGTGGACGCGGTCACCTTCGATCTGCGCTGGAAAGCCGCGTGCGGGTTGGCGGTGACCGCGCCGGCGTTTCACTCGACCACGCTGACCTATTGGCGGCGCCGGCTGGCGGCCTCGCAGGCGCCGGACCGGATCTTTGAGGCGGTCAAGGCCGTCGTGGCGCAGACCGGTGTGTTGGCCAAAAAGACGCGGCGAGCGTTGGACTCCACCGTGCTCGATGATGCGGTGTCCACCCAGGACACCGTAACCCAGCTGATCGCTGCGATCCGCCGGGTCGGGCGCGAAGTCCCAGGGGCCGGCGAGGTGATCACCACTTACTGCACCGCCCACGATTACAGCGATCCGGGTAAACCGGCGATCGCCTGGAACGACAGAACCGCCCGCGACCAGCTTGTCGACGCCTTGGTCGGCGATGCGCACCGGCTGCTGGGGCATCTGCCCGACCAGGAACTGGGCCCGCGCGCCGCTGAGGCGGTGTCGTTGTTGGCGCTGGTCGCCGGCCAGGACGTCGAACCGGTCGAGGGTTCTGATGGCACCGACGGGCAGTGGCGCATCGCGCAGAAGGTGGCCGGTGATCGGGTGATCTCTACCGTGGATCCCGAAGCCCGCCATGCCCATAAGACGGTGCATCGCCGCCAGGACGGATACAAGGCCCACATCGCGGTCGAACCTGATACCGGGATCATCACCGACTGCGCGCTGACCAAGGCAAGCGGACAAGACAATCACGAAGCCGTCATCGGACTGGCGCTGCTGGCACACGAGACGACGGCGGTGCGGGTGCTCGGCGATTCGGCCTACGGCACCGGTCAGGCACGGGCGACGCTGGCCGAGCTCAAGCATGTCGCCGTGATCAAACCGCTCCCGCTGAGAACCCCGGTCCCGGGTGGGTTCACCAGCGATGACTTCACCATCGATTTCGCGGCCCGTACCGTGACGTGTCCGGCCGAGCACACCATCCCCATCGGGCCTAGCGGTGGAGCCGCATTCGAAAAGCATTGCCGGTCATGCGCTTTGAGGCACCTGTGCACCACCGCAGTGCGTGGGCGAAAGCTCACCATCAGCGAACACGAACCGCACCTACGTGCCGCCCGGGCCATCGCGCGCACACCCGAATGGCAGGCCGAGTACCGCCAACACCGCCCCATGGTGGAACGCTCGATCGCCTGGTTGACCCGCGGCAACCGCAAAGTCCGCTACCGCGGCGTCAGCAAGAACAACCACTGGCTGCACCACCGCGCCGCCGCATTGAACCTGCGCCGCCTGATCAGCATGGGCCTGACCCACACCGGCACCACCTGGGCCATCGCCTAA
- a CDS encoding DUF222 domain-containing protein → MFDRVYAGLDEPALVAAIEQAAREEAQAGARKLAAIAELVNLTVDEDDERGLWAFDPWKNAACQVGAALSISQQRASAQMCVATALRYRLPKVGALYLQGRLSARLISEITWRTHLVTDDIIAVVDAALAGKAETWGPLSEEKLVNKINAVIERHDPDAVRSAKEVLKKRDVQIGAHEDPEAVTSLWGLLLAADAAAYKARIARLVNGLCEADPRSMGERRSDAMGAIGRGEDHLRCRCGSSACTASGPAKSPVVIHVIADEAAIDAAKQLIAAEDREQHNIRVESERPRPESEPAESEPVEARPESEPETRPESEPEARPEADPVEAGLDSCARDSGVALLPQAQVLPIVALAEAIRSGALIKPLWLPGPDPEPRYQPSAKLAAFIRARDLFCRFPGCGVPAERCDIDHVVPYPYGPTHASNMHCKCRTHHLMKTFWGGPNGWRDRQLPDGTVIWTTPAGHTYTTTPGSRLFFPAWNTTTAELPPMSPPAPGSGRDVQMPKRQRTRAADRAARIKAEREHNAARRVIEQQPRKAQPPPDYGDDPPPF, encoded by the coding sequence GTGTTCGATAGAGTGTATGCGGGGTTGGATGAGCCGGCCCTGGTCGCTGCGATCGAACAGGCTGCGCGTGAAGAAGCCCAGGCCGGGGCGCGCAAGTTGGCCGCGATCGCCGAGTTGGTGAATCTGACGGTCGATGAGGATGACGAACGAGGCCTGTGGGCTTTTGATCCGTGGAAGAACGCCGCGTGCCAGGTCGGGGCCGCTTTGTCGATCAGCCAGCAGCGCGCCTCGGCTCAGATGTGTGTTGCGACGGCGCTGCGTTACCGGCTGCCCAAGGTTGGGGCCCTGTACCTGCAGGGGCGCCTGAGCGCCCGGTTGATTTCGGAGATCACCTGGCGCACCCATCTGGTCACCGACGACATCATCGCCGTCGTTGACGCGGCGCTGGCGGGTAAGGCCGAGACGTGGGGACCGCTGTCGGAGGAGAAACTGGTCAACAAGATCAACGCCGTGATCGAGCGCCACGACCCCGACGCGGTGCGCAGCGCCAAGGAAGTCCTCAAGAAGCGGGATGTGCAGATCGGGGCACATGAGGACCCTGAGGCGGTCACGTCGCTGTGGGGGTTGTTGTTGGCTGCGGACGCCGCGGCGTACAAGGCGCGGATTGCCCGGCTGGTCAACGGTTTGTGTGAGGCGGATCCGCGTTCGATGGGTGAGCGGCGCTCCGATGCCATGGGCGCGATCGGTCGGGGCGAAGACCACCTGCGGTGCCGGTGCGGATCTTCGGCCTGCACCGCGAGCGGTCCGGCGAAATCGCCTGTGGTGATTCACGTGATCGCCGACGAGGCGGCGATCGATGCCGCAAAGCAGTTGATCGCCGCCGAGGACCGCGAACAGCACAACATCAGGGTCGAATCCGAACGTCCCCGGCCCGAGTCCGAACCTGCCGAGTCCGAACCTGTCGAGGCCCGGCCCGAGTCCGAACCCGAGACCCGGCCCGAGTCCGAACCCGAGGCCCGGCCCGAGGCCGACCCTGTTGAGGCCGGTCTTGATTCGTGTGCCAGGGATTCCGGGGTGGCGTTGCTTCCGCAGGCGCAGGTGCTGCCGATCGTGGCGTTGGCTGAGGCCATCCGCTCGGGAGCGTTGATCAAGCCGTTGTGGCTGCCTGGCCCTGATCCCGAACCGCGCTATCAGCCCTCGGCGAAGCTGGCCGCGTTCATCCGCGCCCGCGATTTGTTCTGCCGCTTCCCGGGCTGCGGTGTTCCCGCCGAGCGTTGCGACATCGACCATGTCGTGCCTTACCCGTACGGGCCGACTCACGCGTCGAACATGCACTGCAAGTGTCGAACGCACCACTTGATGAAAACCTTCTGGGGTGGTCCCAACGGCTGGCGCGACAGACAACTACCCGATGGCACCGTCATCTGGACCACGCCGGCCGGGCACACCTACACCACCACGCCCGGGAGTCGGCTGTTCTTCCCGGCGTGGAACACGACGACCGCGGAACTGCCGCCGATGTCCCCACCTGCACCCGGGTCGGGCCGCGATGTCCAGATGCCCAAACGGCAACGCACCCGCGCCGCGGACAGGGCTGCCCGCATCAAGGCTGAGCGTGAACACAACGCCGCCCGACGAGTCATCGAGCAGCAACCCCGAAAGGCGCAGCCTCCACCCGATTACGGCGACGATCCACCACCGTTCTAG
- a CDS encoding VOC family protein produces MSGTDTALAELSRPAPVLTSAAVPYLTVADARAAIRWYGDVFGAVLVGDPVEMDDGRVGHAELALSGGVLYLADEYPEIGLKAPSSESVSVSLMLPVSDTDETLDRARISGARIQREPYEAHGGRNAALFDPFGHRWMLTGPATGAALPIQHGDVGYVSVWTPDARRAAAFYGHVLGWVVDSATQTVTNVGQRIGLASAPEQHTLFCCYAVTDLHGARDSIVAAGGTVGEVEGFPFGDLLRARDSQGVEFGVYVPARTEPRPLLNGGGHGDLSYITYFVPDSTVFKAFYGRLLFWTYEPGRIDDGWAVVGAHPMSGAAGGTTPAVIVPMWTVDDIDAAVSRVREAGGTVIEEPSEQSYGKSALCADDQGTRFYLGEL; encoded by the coding sequence ATGAGCGGAACAGACACTGCACTCGCCGAGCTTTCGCGGCCCGCGCCGGTCTTGACGAGCGCCGCGGTCCCCTACCTGACCGTCGCCGACGCCCGCGCCGCGATCCGCTGGTACGGCGACGTCTTCGGCGCCGTGCTGGTCGGCGACCCGGTGGAGATGGACGACGGCCGGGTCGGCCATGCCGAGCTGGCTCTGTCCGGCGGCGTGCTGTACCTGGCCGACGAGTATCCCGAGATCGGACTGAAAGCGCCCTCGTCTGAGTCTGTCTCGGTGAGTCTGATGCTTCCCGTCAGCGACACCGACGAGACGCTGGACCGCGCCAGGATCAGCGGCGCGCGCATTCAGCGTGAACCCTACGAGGCCCACGGGGGACGCAACGCCGCCCTCTTCGACCCGTTCGGACACCGCTGGATGCTTACGGGGCCGGCGACAGGCGCCGCGCTGCCGATCCAGCACGGCGACGTCGGTTATGTGTCGGTGTGGACGCCGGATGCGCGCCGGGCAGCGGCCTTCTACGGCCATGTGCTGGGGTGGGTCGTCGATTCCGCGACGCAGACCGTCACCAACGTCGGGCAGCGGATCGGGCTCGCGTCCGCCCCAGAGCAGCACACGCTGTTCTGCTGCTATGCCGTGACCGATCTCCACGGTGCCCGCGACAGCATCGTGGCCGCCGGTGGGACCGTCGGCGAGGTTGAGGGATTCCCGTTCGGTGATCTGTTGCGCGCGAGGGACTCCCAGGGAGTCGAGTTCGGCGTGTATGTGCCGGCACGGACAGAACCGAGGCCGTTGCTGAACGGCGGAGGCCACGGCGACCTGTCCTACATCACGTATTTCGTGCCGGATTCGACTGTCTTCAAGGCGTTCTACGGCAGGCTGCTGTTCTGGACGTACGAGCCGGGCCGAATCGACGACGGCTGGGCCGTCGTGGGCGCCCATCCGATGTCGGGCGCTGCGGGCGGCACTACACCCGCGGTGATCGTGCCGATGTGGACCGTCGACGACATCGACGCAGCGGTGTCCCGCGTGCGGGAAGCCGGCGGCACCGTGATCGAGGAGCCCTCGGAGCAGTCATACGGCAAGTCCGCGCTGTGCGCCGACGACCAGGGCACGCGCTTCTATCTCGGGGAGCTCTAG
- a CDS encoding RNA polymerase sigma factor: protein MSAQPDGEHAPRALLALYDEALPAVYGYFVRRCGDRGTAEDLTSETFLAAMDAARKPSPPNLTVPWLIGVARHKLADHYRRRHDRFSVPVAELPEPADPHDTWDGHVDRIVAEQVLARLPEQHRTVLALRYMDDCSVPECAELIGRTVHATEALLVRARRAFRAEYPQLEGGLP, encoded by the coding sequence GTGAGCGCCCAACCGGATGGCGAGCACGCTCCGCGGGCACTGCTCGCGCTGTACGACGAGGCCCTACCCGCCGTATACGGGTACTTCGTCAGGCGCTGCGGTGACCGCGGGACGGCCGAGGACCTGACGTCGGAGACCTTTCTGGCGGCGATGGATGCTGCCAGGAAACCGTCCCCGCCGAACCTGACCGTGCCCTGGCTGATCGGAGTGGCCCGCCACAAGCTGGCGGACCACTACCGGCGGCGCCACGATCGGTTCTCGGTGCCGGTGGCCGAGCTGCCCGAACCCGCCGATCCCCACGACACATGGGATGGGCACGTGGACCGCATCGTCGCCGAGCAGGTACTGGCCCGGCTGCCCGAACAGCACCGCACCGTGCTCGCGCTGCGCTACATGGACGACTGCTCGGTGCCCGAGTGCGCCGAGCTGATCGGGCGCACGGTCCACGCCACAGAGGCGTTGCTGGTGCGGGCGCGGCGGGCGTTCCGGGCCGAGTACCCACAACTGGAAGGAGGACTGCCGTGA
- the mftR gene encoding mycofactocin system transcriptional regulator (MftR, the mycofactocin system transcriptional regulator, is an uncharacterized TetR family DNA-binding transcription factor. Its role is inferred by context. It occurs as part of the biosynthesis locus for mycofactocin, a partially characterized electron carrier derived from the terminal Val-Tyr dipeptide of the precursor peptide MftA, through a radical SAM enzyme-mediated process.) yields MTAAKPRVGRRRSTSFEHISDVAIDLFMTRGFDDVSVDDVAAAAGIARRTLFRYYPSKSALPWGDFDAHLERMRELLDELDPSVPIRDALRTALLAFNDFDDTDRHRQRMRLILETEALQAYSMTMYAGWRAVVAAFVAGRRGVDPAELMPQTVAWTMLAVSLSAYEYWLADESVSLAAALGDAFDMLASGLAGLETGVSEFGA; encoded by the coding sequence ATGACCGCCGCCAAGCCGCGCGTGGGCCGCCGCCGGTCCACGAGTTTCGAGCACATCAGCGACGTCGCGATCGACTTGTTCATGACCCGCGGCTTCGACGACGTCAGCGTCGATGACGTCGCGGCGGCCGCCGGGATCGCCCGGCGCACCCTGTTCCGCTATTACCCGTCCAAGAGCGCGCTGCCGTGGGGCGATTTCGACGCCCACCTCGAACGCATGCGGGAGCTGCTCGACGAACTCGACCCGAGCGTGCCGATCCGCGATGCACTACGCACCGCGCTGCTGGCCTTCAACGACTTCGACGACACCGACCGACACCGGCAGCGGATGCGACTGATTTTGGAAACCGAAGCGCTACAGGCATATTCGATGACGATGTATGCGGGTTGGCGCGCCGTGGTCGCGGCGTTCGTGGCAGGACGGCGGGGAGTGGACCCGGCCGAGCTGATGCCGCAGACGGTGGCGTGGACGATGCTGGCCGTGTCGCTGTCAGCCTACGAATACTGGCTGGCCGACGAATCGGTGTCACTGGCCGCCGCGTTGGGCGACGCGTTCGACATGCTCGCCTCGGGTCTTGCCGGTCTGGAAACTGGGGTGTCGGAGTTCGGCGCCTGA
- the mftA gene encoding mycofactocin precursor MftA (Mycofactocin is a small molecule electron carrier derived from the final two amino acids, Val-Tyr, of MftA, the mycofactocin precursor. It plays a role in redox homeostasis and the metabolism of alcohols and aldehydes in Actinobacteria, including Mycobacterium tuberculosis.) codes for MDQNQHAQAEELVTESLVEEVSIDGMCGVY; via the coding sequence ATGGATCAGAATCAGCACGCTCAGGCCGAGGAGCTGGTGACCGAGAGCCTGGTGGAAGAGGTCTCGATCGACGGGATGTGCGGGGTCTACTGA
- the mftB gene encoding mycofactocin biosynthesis chaperone MftB (MftB, a small protein, is a peptide chaperone that assists the radical SAM enzyme MftC in performing two modifications to the C-terminal Val-Tyr dipeptide of the mycofactocin precursor peptide, MftA. MftB's role is analogous to the role of PqqD in the biosynthesis of PQQ, a cofactor that derives entirely from a Tyr and a Glu in the precursor PqqA.), producing MTAPTFDADRHWRLHPQVAVRPEPFGALLYHFGTRKLSFLKNRTIVEVINSLSDHPDARSACRAAGIDDDAQAPYFHALGVLVQSQMLIADPGETP from the coding sequence ATGACTGCGCCGACCTTTGATGCCGACCGGCACTGGCGGTTGCATCCGCAGGTGGCGGTGCGGCCGGAGCCGTTCGGCGCACTGCTCTACCACTTCGGAACCCGCAAGCTGTCGTTTCTGAAGAACCGGACGATCGTCGAGGTGATCAATTCGCTTTCTGATCACCCCGACGCTCGTTCTGCCTGCCGCGCCGCCGGAATCGACGACGACGCCCAGGCGCCCTACTTCCATGCGCTGGGTGTGCTCGTCCAGTCGCAGATGCTCATCGCCGACCCAGGAGAGACCCCATGA
- the mftC gene encoding mycofactocin radical SAM maturase (MftC is a radical SAM/SPASM enzyme that catalyzes the first two steps in biosynthesis of the electron carrier mycofactocin from the terminal Val-Tyr dipeptide of the precursor peptide MftA.), producing MTLAAPVPRLVDQFERGLDAPICLTWELTYACNLSCVHCLSSSGKRDPRELSTQQCKDIIDELERMQVFYVNIGGGEPTVRSDFWELVDYATEHHVGVKFSTNGVRITPEVAAKLAASDYVDVQISLDGATAEVNDAVRGPGSFAMAVRALENLKEAGFKDAKISVVVTRHNIDQLDDFKALADTYGATLRITRLRPSGRGADVWDELHPTAAQQVQLYDWLVAHGERVLTGDSFFHLSGLGEPGALAGLNLCGAGRVVCLIDPVGDVYACPFAIHDKFLAGNILTSNGFQDVWQNSELFRELREPQSAGACSGCGHYDACRGGCMAAKFFTGLPMDGPDPECVQGYGEPALALERDKPKSSVDHSRSGGRTPKGPIPLTLLSAPPKKFCNESPV from the coding sequence ATGACACTCGCCGCCCCGGTGCCCCGGCTGGTTGACCAGTTCGAGCGCGGCTTGGACGCGCCCATCTGCCTGACGTGGGAGCTCACCTACGCGTGCAACCTGTCGTGTGTGCACTGCCTGTCCTCGTCGGGCAAACGCGATCCGCGAGAGCTGTCCACCCAGCAGTGCAAGGACATCATCGACGAGCTCGAGCGCATGCAGGTGTTCTACGTCAACATCGGCGGCGGTGAACCCACTGTGCGCAGCGACTTCTGGGAGCTCGTCGACTACGCGACCGAACACCATGTGGGCGTGAAGTTCTCCACCAACGGCGTCCGGATCACCCCGGAGGTAGCCGCGAAACTGGCCGCCAGCGACTACGTCGATGTTCAGATCTCACTCGACGGCGCGACCGCCGAGGTCAACGACGCGGTGCGCGGTCCCGGCTCGTTCGCGATGGCCGTACGCGCGCTGGAGAACCTCAAAGAGGCCGGCTTCAAAGACGCCAAGATCTCCGTTGTGGTGACCCGCCACAACATCGACCAGCTCGACGACTTCAAGGCTCTCGCCGACACCTACGGCGCCACCCTGCGCATCACGCGGCTGCGCCCGTCGGGCCGCGGCGCCGACGTCTGGGACGAACTGCACCCGACCGCGGCTCAGCAGGTCCAGCTCTACGACTGGCTGGTCGCCCACGGCGAGCGGGTGCTCACCGGCGACTCTTTCTTCCACCTGTCCGGCCTCGGCGAGCCCGGCGCGCTGGCCGGCCTGAACCTGTGCGGTGCCGGCCGCGTCGTGTGCCTCATCGATCCGGTCGGTGACGTCTACGCCTGCCCGTTCGCCATCCACGACAAGTTCCTCGCCGGAAACATTCTGACCAGCAACGGTTTCCAAGATGTGTGGCAGAACTCCGAGCTGTTCCGGGAGCTGCGTGAGCCGCAGTCGGCCGGCGCCTGCAGCGGATGCGGGCACTACGACGCGTGCCGCGGTGGCTGCATGGCCGCGAAGTTCTTCACCGGCCTGCCGATGGACGGGCCGGACCCGGAGTGCGTGCAGGGCTACGGCGAGCCCGCCCTGGCGCTCGAACGCGACAAGCCCAAGTCCAGCGTGGACCATTCCCGCTCGGGCGGCCGCACGCCGAAGGGCCCCATCCCGCTCACCCTGCTGAGCGCTCCTCCCAAGAAATTCTGCAACGAAAGCCCGGTATAG
- the mftD gene encoding pre-mycofactocin synthase MftD (MftD, an enzyme found in the mycofactocin biosynthesis locus, performs an oxidative deamination of 3-amino-5-[(p-hydroxyphenyl)methyl]-4,4-dimethyl-2-pyrrolidinone (AHDP). The resulting compound, now called pre-mycofactocin (PMFT), is a biologically active redox cofactor that can oxidize the non-exchangeable NADH of TIGR03971 family SDR-type oxidoreductases.) — protein sequence MARDTWFETVAIAQQRAKKRLPKSAYSSLISASEKGVTVSDNVESFSELGFAPHVIGATEKREMATTVMGQDISLPVIISPTGVQAIDPDGEVAVARAAAARGTAMGLSSFASKPMEEVTAVNDKIFFQIYWLGSRDDILARMERARAAGAKGLILTTDWSFAHGRDWGSPTIPERMDLKTMIRMSPEVITKPRWFLSFAKHLRPPDLRVPNQGRRGEPGPTFFEAYGQWMGTPPPTWEDVAWLREQWGGPFLLKGTVRVDDAKRAVDAGVSAITVSNHGGNNLDGTPAAIRCLPAIADAVGDQVEVLLDGGIRRGSDVVKAVALGARAVMIGRAYLWGLAANGQAGVENVLDILRGGIDSALMGLGKSSIHELTREDILVPDGFTRTLGA from the coding sequence ATGGCACGTGACACCTGGTTCGAAACCGTCGCCATCGCCCAGCAGCGCGCGAAGAAGCGGCTGCCGAAGTCCGCGTACTCGTCGCTGATCTCGGCCAGCGAGAAGGGCGTGACGGTCTCCGACAACGTCGAATCCTTCTCCGAGCTCGGCTTCGCGCCGCACGTCATCGGCGCGACCGAGAAGCGTGAGATGGCGACAACGGTGATGGGACAGGATATCTCGCTGCCGGTCATCATCTCGCCGACCGGCGTCCAGGCCATCGACCCAGACGGCGAGGTGGCGGTGGCGCGCGCGGCCGCGGCGCGGGGCACCGCGATGGGCCTGTCCTCGTTCGCGAGCAAGCCCATGGAGGAGGTCACCGCGGTCAACGACAAGATCTTCTTCCAGATCTACTGGCTGGGCAGCCGCGACGACATCCTGGCGCGCATGGAGCGGGCCAGGGCGGCGGGCGCCAAAGGCCTGATCCTGACCACCGACTGGAGTTTCGCGCACGGCCGGGACTGGGGCAGCCCGACGATCCCGGAGCGGATGGATCTCAAGACCATGATCCGGATGTCGCCCGAGGTCATCACCAAGCCGCGCTGGTTCCTCAGCTTCGCCAAGCATCTGCGGCCGCCGGACCTGCGGGTGCCCAACCAGGGCCGCCGCGGCGAACCCGGTCCGACGTTCTTCGAGGCCTACGGACAGTGGATGGGCACGCCGCCGCCGACCTGGGAGGATGTGGCCTGGCTGCGCGAGCAGTGGGGCGGCCCGTTCCTGCTCAAGGGCACCGTCCGCGTCGACGACGCCAAACGCGCTGTGGACGCTGGGGTTTCGGCGATCACGGTGTCCAACCACGGCGGCAACAACCTCGACGGCACACCGGCTGCGATCCGCTGCCTGCCGGCCATCGCCGACGCCGTCGGCGATCAGGTCGAAGTTTTGCTGGACGGCGGGATCCGGCGTGGCAGCGACGTCGTCAAGGCCGTTGCTCTGGGAGCCCGGGCGGTCATGATCGGCCGCGCCTACCTGTGGGGTCTGGCGGCCAACGGGCAGGCGGGTGTGGAGAACGTGCTCGACATTCTGCGCGGCGGCATCGACTCGGCGCTGATGGGGTTGGGCAAGTCCTCGATCCACGAGCTGACCCGGGAGGACATCCTGGTTCCGGACGGGTTCACCAGGACGCTCGGCGCCTGA
- the mftE gene encoding mycofactocin biosynthesis peptidyl-dipeptidase MftE, producing MNSAYHRRVVFPRELGNSTSRQLHHTLTEQTPALIVPVGSTEQHGPHLPLDTDTRIATAVADALVTRLRDENRGQRAQWIVAPAVGYGASGEHEGFAGTVSIGTPVLAELLTEFARSACRWAPRVVFVNGHGGNVEALRRAVSLLRYEGRDVVWSSCTSRNADAHAGHTETSVLLHISPEAVRQDELVPGNRAPLSELMPEMLRRGVAAVSSLGILGDPTTATAEEGRRIFAEMVDACAVRVRRWAPDREGMLT from the coding sequence GTGAATTCGGCCTACCATCGTCGCGTGGTCTTCCCCCGTGAGCTCGGGAACTCAACGTCGAGGCAGCTGCACCACACACTGACCGAGCAGACGCCCGCATTGATCGTTCCGGTCGGCTCGACCGAGCAGCACGGACCCCATCTGCCGCTCGACACCGACACCCGGATCGCGACAGCGGTCGCCGACGCGCTGGTGACCAGGCTGCGGGACGAGAACCGGGGGCAGCGGGCGCAGTGGATCGTCGCGCCGGCCGTCGGTTACGGCGCCAGCGGTGAGCACGAAGGATTCGCCGGAACCGTCTCGATTGGCACACCGGTACTGGCGGAACTGCTCACCGAATTCGCCCGCTCCGCGTGCCGTTGGGCGCCGCGGGTGGTGTTCGTCAACGGGCACGGCGGGAACGTCGAGGCGCTGCGCCGTGCGGTGAGCCTGCTGCGGTACGAGGGACGGGACGTGGTCTGGTCGTCCTGCACGTCGAGGAACGCCGACGCGCATGCCGGGCACACCGAAACATCCGTATTGCTACATATCTCACCGGAAGCCGTCAGGCAGGATGAACTGGTGCCCGGTAATCGGGCGCCGCTGTCGGAGCTGATGCCTGAGATGCTCCGTAGGGGAGTGGCCGCTGTGAGTTCGCTGGGGATCTTGGGGGACCCCACCACGGCGACCGCGGAGGAGGGGAGGAGGATCTTTGCCGAAATGGTCGATGCGTGTGCGGTTCGGGTCCGTCGATGGGCGCCTGACCGCGAGGGGATGCTGACATGA